A region from the Poecilia reticulata strain Guanapo linkage group LG12, Guppy_female_1.0+MT, whole genome shotgun sequence genome encodes:
- the uhrf2 gene encoding E3 ubiquitin-protein ligase UHRF2: protein MWIQVRTIDGKETRTVEDLSRLTKIESLRLKIQDIFNVSPQQQRLFYRGKQMEDGLTLFDYNVGLNDIVQLLIRSQTDPPDSPATKDASGVASSSAPLPDSKTENLRAPASSADVETSSDTDNKNEGDRATVNETKLETVAASTKNGFRSSSPAQDTQPPTSSRSTLVNPGIGLYKINELVDCRDVSIGAWFEACIENVTLSPKGQITPTKGKVGRPSKRTNGKLEAEQAQAHGQGQTTDNNRNNPVLNSESNGASTSQKDSTTETKEKEEDIAYHIKYEDYPENGVVEMRSVDVRPRARTLLRWDQLQVGLQVMVNYNMETPDERGFWYDAEIVAINQTSRTNKELRVNILLGGPEDVIGDCKVQFLDEIYQVEKPGARPLSSADGQFKRKSGPECKHCKADPDAECRFCSCCVCGGKQDAHMQLLCDECNMAFHIYCLNPPLATIPDDEDWYCPTCKNDTSEVVKAGEKLKASKKKAKMPSATTESQRDWGKGMACVGRTKECTIVPSNHYGPIPGIPVGATWKFRVQVSEAGVHRPHVGGIHGRSNDGSYSLVLAGGFEDEVDRGDEFTYTGSGGRDLSGNKRIGEHSFDQTLTHMNRALALNCDAPLNDKDGAESRNWRAGKPVRVVRSSKGRRISKYAPEEGNRYDGIYKVVKYWPEIGKCGYLVWRYLLRRDDLEPAPWTPEGLERIKKLGLSVQYPPGYLAAMANKTKKEACARPGRGGRGKHYPGRGRPRRRKIKTKEEEEEEEGLEEEEEEEGEEQGDEPPEAKMQEDAPQSNGEQKTTGETEPSPETEPPPKRVKIEETFQLTEQQQQLIQDDTANKKLWDEAMEHIKEGPNFLRKLEQIFMCVCCQELAFQPITTVCSHNVCKTCLQRSFRAAVYTCPACRHDLGKDYVMNQNKKLQILLDQFFPGYSKGR from the exons ATGGAAGACGGTCTGACACTTTTCGACTACAATGTGGGTCTCAATGACATCGTCCAGCTGCTGATCCGGTCTCAGACCGACCCCCCGGACAGTCCTGCCACCAAGGACGCGTCTGGTGTCGCCAGTAGCTCAGCTCCTCTGCCTGACTCGAAGACTGAAAACCTCCGAGCTCCGGCCTCCTCAGCAGATGTGGAGACCTCATCCGACACGGACAATAAGAACGAAGGCGACCGTGCCACTGTAAATGAAACCAAGCTAGAAACCGTCGCTGCTAGTACCAAAAATGGCTTCAGGTCCTCCAGTCCAGCACAGGATACTCAGCCACCCACGTCCAGCCGGAGCACATTAGTCAACCCAGGGATTGGCTTGTACAAG atTAACGAGCTGGTGGACTGTAGGGACGTAAGCATCGGTGCCTGGTTTGAGGCCTGCATCGAAAATGTGACACTTTCACCCAAAGGACAGATAACGCCCACTAAGGGAAAGGTGGGCCGGCCCTCAAAAAGGACAAACGGGAAGCTGGAGGCTGAGCAGGCACAGGCCCATGGACAAGGTCAAACCACGGACAATAACAGGAATAACCCTGTGTTAAACTCTGAAAGTAACGGAGCCTCCACCTCTCAGAAAGACTCTACCACAGAAACcaaggagaaagaagaggaCATAGCTTACCACATTAAATATGAAGA CTATCCAGAGAACGGCGTCGTAGAGATGCGCTCCGTAGACGTGAGGCCCCGCGCCAGGACCCTGCTGCGGTGGGACCAGCTCCAGGTGGGGCTGCAGGTGATGGTCAACTACAACATGGAGACCCCAGACGAAAGAGGCTTCTGGTACGACGCAGAGATAGTGGCCATAAATCAAACCTCTCGCACCAATAAGGAGCTCCGAGTTAATATTCTCCTGGG TGGTCCCGAAGATGTGATCGGAGATTGCAAAGTTCAGTTTTTGGATGAAATCTACCAGGTGGAGAAACCAGGAGCTCGTCCCCTCTCGAGCGCAGACGGACAGTTTAAAC GGAAGAGCGGACCCGAGTGCAAGCACTGCAAGGCCGACCCCGACGCAGAGTGTCGCTTCTGCTCCTGCTGCGTGTGCGGCGGGAAGCAGGACGCTCACAtgcagctgctgtgtgacgAGTGCAACATGGCGTTCCACATCTACTGCCTCAACCCTCCGCTGGCCACCATCCCAGATGACGAGGACTG GTACTGCCCAACCTGTAAAAATGACACCAGCGAAGTTGTTAAGGCAGGTGAGAAACTCAAAGccagcaagaagaaagccaaaaTGCCTTCGGCTACCACTGAGAGTCAAAGGGACTGGGGAAAG GGTATGGCCTGCGTGGGGCGCACTAAAGAATGCACAATTGTTCCCTCAAACCACTACGGACCTATTCCTGGCATTCCTGTGGGAGCCACCTGGAAATTCAGAGTGCAG GTGAGCGAGGCAGGTGTCCACAGGCCGCACGTCGGCGGCATCCACGGCCGCAGCAACGACGGCTCCTATTCGCTGGTGTTGGCCGGGGGCTTTGAGGACGAAGTG GACCGGGGAGACGAGTTCACCTACACTGGCAGTGGGGGTCGCGACCTCTCGGGAAACAAACGCATCGGGGAGCACAGTTTTGACCAAACGCTGACTCACATGAATAG GGCGTTGGCCTTAAACTGTGACGCGCCACTGAACGACAAAGACGGAGCCGAGTCCAGAAACTGGCGGGCTGGAAAGCCGGTGAGAGTGGTACGCAGCTCTAAAGGTAGACGCATCAGCAAATACGCTCCAGAAGAAGGAAACCGCTACGACGGTATTTACAAG GTGGTGAAGTACTGGCCAGAGATCGGAAAGTGTGGCTATTTGGTGTGGCGGTATCTGCTGAGACGAGACGACCTGGAGCCGGCTCCGTGGACCCCTGAAGGACTGGAGAGGATAAAGAAACTGGGCCTTTCGGTTCAG TACCCACCAGGCTATTTGGCAGCCATGgctaacaaaacaaagaaggaGGCTTGCGCTAGGCCTGGTCGTGGCGGTCGCGGTAAGCACTATCCTGGAAGGGGGAGGCCACGGAGGCGCAAGATTAAAacgaaagaggaggaggaggaggaggaagggctggaggaggaggaagaggaggagggggaagagCAGGGGGATGAGCCTCCAGAAGCCAAGATGCAAGAGGACGCGCCACAAAGTAACGGAGAGCAGAAGACAACCGGAGAAACTG AACCGTCACCAGAAACCGAGCCGCCGCCTAAACGCGTTAAGATAGAGGAGACCTTCCAGCTGACcgagcagcaacagcagctgatCCAGGATGACACCGCCAACAAGAAGCTCTGGGATGAAGCCATGGAGCACATCAAAGAGGGACCG AATTTCCTGCGAAAGCTGGAGCAGATCTTCATGTGCGTCTGCTGCCAGGAGCTGGCCTTCCAGCCCATCACCACCGTCTGCTCACACAACGTCTGCAAG ACTTGTCTGCAGCGGTCGTTTCGGGCAGCGGTGTACACCTGCCCCGCCTGCCGCCACGACCTGGGCAAAGACTATGTCATGAACCAAAACAAGAAGCTGCAGATTCTGCTCGACCAGTTCTTTCCCGGCTACAGCAAGGGCCGATGA